Proteins encoded by one window of Candidatus Aminicenantes bacterium:
- a CDS encoding cupin domain-containing protein, whose translation MAGYSVDIEKKTLANNYFRKVLFTGRHAQLVVMCLKPGEAIGNEVHNKVDQFFRIEQGKAIFVLKGKKIVAKNGDAVIVPAGTFHNVINAAKTIRLKLYTIYSPPNHPDGTVHRTKAAAELAEAKKHHK comes from the coding sequence ATGGCAGGATACAGCGTCGATATCGAAAAGAAGACCCTGGCCAACAACTATTTCCGCAAGGTGCTCTTCACCGGCAGACATGCCCAGCTGGTGGTCATGTGCCTGAAGCCCGGCGAGGCGATCGGCAACGAGGTGCACAACAAGGTCGACCAGTTCTTTCGCATCGAGCAGGGCAAGGCGATTTTTGTGCTCAAGGGTAAAAAGATTGTGGCCAAGAACGGCGACGCCGTCATCGTCCCGGCCGGGACGTTCCACAACGTGATCAACGCCGCCAAGACCATCAGGCTGAAGCTGTACACCATCTACTCGCCGCCCAACCATCCCGACGGCACCGTGCACAGGACCAAGGCCGCGGCCGAGCTGGCGGAAGCGAAGAAGCATCACAAGTAA